A region of Pseudarthrobacter sp. NIBRBAC000502770 DNA encodes the following proteins:
- a CDS encoding CoA transferase subunit A — protein MKKLQASAATALEGALQDGITLAVGGFGLSGIPADLIEAVRDSGVRDLTVVSNNMGVDGKGLGILIEAGQVRKVVASYVGENKLFAEQYLAGKLEVEFTPQGTLAERLRAGGAGIPAFYTKTGVGTLVAEGKPHEVFDGETYVRERAIVADVALVHAHTADTDGNLTYRFTARNFNPVVATAGILTVAEAEVIVAPGELDPNHIATPGVFVQRLVQATERIKDIEQRTVRQRTGLVSA, from the coding sequence ATGAAGAAACTCCAGGCTTCTGCCGCCACCGCCCTGGAGGGGGCACTGCAGGACGGCATCACCCTCGCCGTCGGCGGGTTTGGCTTGAGCGGCATCCCGGCCGACCTGATCGAGGCCGTCCGCGACTCCGGCGTCCGTGACCTCACGGTGGTCTCCAACAACATGGGCGTGGACGGCAAAGGACTCGGCATCCTTATCGAAGCGGGCCAGGTCCGCAAGGTGGTCGCCTCCTACGTGGGCGAGAACAAGCTGTTCGCCGAGCAGTACCTCGCAGGCAAGCTGGAGGTCGAGTTCACCCCGCAGGGCACCCTGGCCGAGCGCCTCCGCGCCGGCGGCGCCGGAATCCCGGCCTTCTACACCAAGACAGGTGTCGGCACCCTGGTGGCCGAGGGCAAGCCGCACGAGGTGTTCGACGGCGAAACGTACGTCCGCGAGCGCGCCATCGTTGCCGACGTCGCCCTGGTCCACGCCCACACCGCGGACACGGACGGCAACCTGACCTACCGCTTCACGGCCCGGAACTTCAATCCGGTAGTGGCCACGGCCGGGATCCTGACCGTCGCCGAGGCCGAGGTGATCGTGGCGCCCGGCGAACTGGACCCGAACCACATCGCCACGCCCGGCGTCTTTGTCCAGCGGCTGGTGCAGGCCACGGAACGGATCAAGGACATCGAGCAGCGCACGGTCCGGCAGCGAACCGGCCTCGTCTCCGCCTGA
- a CDS encoding IclR family transcriptional regulator gives MASTPVQGAQVVARIAGLLRLVGRSAEGMPLAVLVRESGLTRPTVHRLLASLAAEGLLDHDSVTGNWVLGPEILLMGSVASARFPMEDIARPSLRRLAQATGESAFFSIRRGNETVCLLREEGTFPVRSFVLHEGVRFPLGVASAGTAILAFLPTDEQEELLGRWPEHAGAFAANHTVDLVRKNLARTRLAGYSVNPGLVLEGSWGMGAAVFDRSGRPAWALSLTGIEPRFKPERQEELGGLLMAEAHRITQQLGGGADGGRRTR, from the coding sequence ATGGCATCAACGCCGGTGCAGGGCGCGCAGGTGGTGGCACGGATCGCGGGACTGCTGCGGCTGGTGGGCCGCAGCGCCGAGGGGATGCCGCTCGCGGTCCTCGTCCGGGAATCAGGCCTTACCCGGCCAACCGTCCACCGGCTCCTGGCGTCGCTCGCCGCGGAAGGCCTGCTGGACCACGATTCCGTCACTGGCAACTGGGTCCTGGGCCCGGAAATCCTGCTCATGGGATCGGTGGCATCGGCCCGGTTCCCCATGGAGGACATCGCCCGGCCCAGCCTGCGCAGGCTTGCCCAGGCCACGGGGGAGAGTGCCTTCTTCTCCATCCGCCGCGGCAATGAGACGGTGTGCCTGTTGCGTGAGGAGGGTACCTTCCCCGTCAGGTCCTTTGTCCTGCACGAAGGAGTTCGTTTCCCGTTGGGCGTCGCGTCGGCCGGGACAGCCATCCTGGCCTTCCTGCCCACGGATGAGCAGGAGGAGCTGCTGGGCCGGTGGCCGGAGCACGCCGGCGCCTTCGCGGCGAACCATACGGTCGATCTTGTCCGGAAGAACCTGGCCCGGACCAGGCTGGCCGGCTACTCGGTGAACCCGGGGCTGGTCCTGGAAGGTAGCTGGGGGATGGGCGCTGCGGTCTTCGACAGGTCAGGGCGCCCCGCCTGGGCGTTGTCGCTGACGGGCATCGAACCACGGTTCAAGCCTGAACGGCAGGAGGAGCTGGGCGGACTGCTGATGGCGGAGGCACACCGGATCACGCAGCAGCTGGGCGGGGGAGCGGACGGCGGACGGCGCACCCGCTGA
- the nadE gene encoding ammonia-dependent NAD(+) synthetase, with the protein MRELQAKIIEEMGVQPRIDPAGEVRKRVTFLKEYLKATHTKGFVLGISGGLDSSLAGRLAQLAVDELGAEGVEANFVAVRLPYGVQHDEEDAQAALDFIKAKTEWTFNISAAVDGFEDEFEKTVGSEISDFHKGNTKARTRMIAQYALAGEFNYLVIGTDHGAESVTGFFTKYGDGGADILPLFGLNKRQNRALLAELGAPARVWEKVPTADLLDDRPGRTDEDELGISYDQIDDYLEGRQVPDAVAESIEQKYLRTRHKRTVPVTIFDTWWKGEGPVEPRAGL; encoded by the coding sequence ATGCGCGAACTCCAGGCCAAGATCATTGAAGAAATGGGCGTTCAGCCCCGGATCGATCCCGCAGGGGAGGTGCGCAAACGCGTCACTTTCCTCAAGGAATACTTGAAGGCCACCCACACCAAGGGCTTTGTCCTGGGCATCTCCGGCGGCCTCGATTCCTCGCTCGCCGGAAGGCTTGCCCAGCTGGCGGTTGATGAGCTTGGAGCCGAGGGCGTGGAAGCCAACTTCGTTGCGGTCCGCCTCCCCTACGGCGTGCAGCACGACGAGGAGGACGCCCAGGCAGCCCTGGACTTCATCAAGGCCAAGACGGAATGGACGTTCAACATTTCGGCAGCGGTGGACGGCTTTGAGGACGAGTTCGAGAAGACCGTAGGCTCGGAAATCTCCGACTTCCACAAGGGAAACACCAAGGCACGCACCCGGATGATCGCCCAATATGCGCTGGCCGGGGAGTTCAACTACCTGGTGATTGGCACCGACCACGGCGCGGAGTCGGTCACGGGCTTCTTCACCAAGTACGGCGACGGCGGCGCGGACATCCTGCCCCTGTTCGGCCTGAACAAGCGGCAGAACCGGGCCCTCCTGGCTGAACTGGGTGCACCGGCACGCGTGTGGGAGAAGGTGCCCACCGCAGACCTGCTGGATGACCGGCCGGGCCGCACGGATGAGGACGAGCTGGGCATCAGCTACGACCAGATTGATGACTACCTCGAAGGCCGCCAGGTCCCGGACGCGGTGGCCGAATCCATCGAGCAGAAGTACCTCCGGACCCGCCACAAGCGGACCGTGCCGGTGACCATTTTTGACACATGGTGGAAGGGCGAAGGTCCCGTGGAGCCCCGCGCCGGGCTGTAG
- the pyrE gene encoding orotate phosphoribosyltransferase, protein MTSPTDTAVDTAAARARLLELIKELAVVRGKVILSSGAEADYYIDLRRITLHHEASKLVGQVMLALADDAGIDFECAGGLTMGADPVGTAVMHAAVDAGRTVDAFVVRKAQKSYGMGRQVEGPSVEGRKVLVLEDTSTTGGSALTAVEGVRKAGGNVVAVAVIVDRDTGAKEKIEAETGVPYLFAFGKDELGLA, encoded by the coding sequence ATGACTTCGCCCACTGACACTGCGGTAGACACCGCGGCTGCCCGCGCCCGACTGCTCGAACTGATCAAGGAACTCGCCGTGGTCCGCGGCAAGGTGATCCTCTCCAGCGGAGCCGAGGCCGATTACTACATCGACCTGCGCCGCATCACCCTGCACCATGAAGCGTCCAAGCTGGTGGGGCAGGTCATGCTGGCCCTGGCAGACGACGCCGGCATCGACTTCGAGTGCGCCGGAGGCCTCACCATGGGCGCCGACCCCGTGGGCACCGCGGTCATGCACGCGGCCGTCGACGCCGGCCGGACCGTGGACGCGTTCGTGGTCCGGAAGGCCCAGAAGTCCTACGGCATGGGCCGCCAGGTGGAGGGCCCCTCCGTTGAGGGCCGCAAAGTGCTGGTCCTGGAGGACACGTCCACCACTGGCGGTTCCGCACTGACCGCGGTGGAAGGCGTCCGGAAAGCGGGCGGCAACGTCGTGGCGGTGGCCGTGATCGTGGACCGCGACACCGGCGCCAAGGAGAAGATCGAAGCCGAAACCGGCGTCCCCTACCTGTTCGCGTTCGGCAAGGACGAACTGGGGCTGGCTTAG
- a CDS encoding flavin reductase family protein: MFTTISPSVHYFGSLVALLTTGNPDGTTNITPISSAWSLGDHYVLGLSSHHQGYRNLIRTKEVVLNLPEDSMAPAIERISMTTGSEPVPAVKAGDYRTAHDKWALAGWDPMPGVEVAPNRIAQCPVHIEAALVNSWCLEDDLHAVQVRVQQVHVRDDLALDPSRVDVRTWQPMFYTFRHYFGKGSHLGQNVRAEQKLTAQTSGPSGLRG; encoded by the coding sequence TTCACAACCATCTCCCCCAGCGTCCACTACTTCGGCTCCCTGGTGGCCCTGCTGACAACCGGCAACCCGGATGGCACCACCAACATCACGCCCATATCCTCTGCCTGGTCGCTGGGGGACCACTACGTCCTGGGCCTCAGCTCCCATCATCAGGGCTACCGCAACCTGATCCGCACCAAGGAAGTGGTGCTCAATTTGCCGGAGGACTCCATGGCACCCGCAATTGAACGGATTTCCATGACCACCGGCAGCGAACCGGTCCCGGCAGTGAAGGCCGGCGACTACCGCACGGCGCACGACAAGTGGGCCTTGGCAGGATGGGACCCGATGCCTGGCGTGGAGGTCGCTCCCAACCGCATTGCGCAATGCCCGGTCCACATCGAGGCGGCCCTGGTCAACTCGTGGTGCTTGGAGGACGACCTCCACGCAGTCCAGGTGCGCGTCCAGCAGGTGCATGTCCGCGATGACCTGGCGCTCGATCCATCCCGGGTGGACGTGCGAACCTGGCAGCCCATGTTCTATACGTTCCGCCACTATTTTGGAAAAGGAAGCCATCTCGGCCAAAACGTGAGGGCGGAGCAGAAGCTCACTGCCCAAACCAGCGGCCCGTCCGGCCTCCGGGGCTAA